TCCTTTTTTTATGTGAATGTGTTTAAAATTAGCAAGCTTTAAGCCGTCTTTTACAATTCTTGCAGAGGAAAATGTTGAAAGCTTGCAATCTGCGCTGCTTTTCTCAGAAATTAAATTAAATATTGCTTTACTCCACATTTCGGGATTTTTTTTAGGATTAAATCCATCTAGAAACCAGTATTCTACGTTTTTTGGAATTTCTTTAATTTTTATTTTAACGTTACCAATTAAAATTTTTAAATTTACATTTTCTGTTATTTTTAGTTTTAGATTTTTTTTTGGAGTTTTAGGGTAATTTTTTAACATTAATTTGAAATAAGCGGTTTCCTTAGTGAAGAATTTGGAAATTTGCATTATTGTTTGTTTTTTGAGTGGAAATTTTTCTATAGAATAATAATTAATCTTTGAGGTTATATTGTTTTCTTTTATGAATTTTAAAAGGCATATAAAGTTTAATCCTGTTCCAAATCCCAATTCTGCTATTAAAAGATTTTCTTTTGTTTTTAATTCTAAATCTAGATTGCAGCCTTTAATAAATGTATAAAAACTCTCTTCAATTCCATACTTTGGATTGTAATAGATGTCATCAAATTTGCTTGAATATATGGTGCTTTCTTTAAAAATTAGACTTTTCATTTAATTTAATTTTTTCAAGCTTACAGCATTTTGTAAGCTTGAAATTTTTAATTTGATTGATCAGAATAATAAGTTTTTATAATAAACTTGTAATTTTTATTTAATTTTGCAAATTTTAATAAAAAATTTTGATTTATAAATATTTGTAGACTCTAGTAGTTTTTCTTTTAGGAATACAAAATTTTTTACCATTTTTACTTTCCCTTTAGGCCAAGTTTCTTTTTTTTGTTCATTTTAAAACTAAAACCTTATTTTCAATAATCTTTATAAAAAATATTTTATAAAGATTAAAGCTAAGTTTAGCTACTTAGCTTTTTACTCTTCTATTATTGCAACTATTTCTTTTGCTTTTAGTATTAAATGTTCTTTATTTTCAATTTTTACAGCAGCTCCCGCATATTTTT
The nucleotide sequence above comes from Borrelia maritima. Encoded proteins:
- the mnmD gene encoding tRNA (5-methylaminomethyl-2-thiouridine)(34)-methyltransferase MnmD encodes the protein MKSLIFKESTIYSSKFDDIYYNPKYGIEESFYTFIKGCNLDLELKTKENLLIAELGFGTGLNFICLLKFIKENNITSKINYYSIEKFPLKKQTIMQISKFFTKETAYFKLMLKNYPKTPKKNLKLKITENVNLKILIGNVKIKIKEIPKNVEYWFLDGFNPKKNPEMWSKAIFNLISEKSSADCKLSTFSSARIVKDGLKLANFKHIHIKKGFGNKRHMIKAQKN